From one Phycodurus eques isolate BA_2022a chromosome 6, UOR_Pequ_1.1, whole genome shotgun sequence genomic stretch:
- the mttp gene encoding microsomal triglyceride transfer protein large subunit, whose amino-acid sequence MLPLAVFLLCAASCVATPASGAGPRLNNNQLYKFSYTTEVLVDRARRSKEGSAGYKMSSDVDVNLVWRDPSNKDEQLIQLKISNVRADPVSHRSGKKNILHGTSIETVLGKTRLAALTKPFFLHLRNGKVKAFYSYWAEPAIIKNLKRGVSSLLQLQLSTGKVIENDVSGRCTVAYKAENNRVTRTKFMESCKTAETGFTTHSQVLGVTRKSSSITVFTLEEGFIRSAVAEERHSLVVNAHRSSAAEVVSRQSFTLVGTEAGPLDTAGKDAAAVVKSIDAKLAAVGIKAGIIKAQCKTCPSLFERWQALQKKLEPGSLSKASAPRSFLALIQSIRKASKDDILKVLKSASKTSLPQVVDAVTSSQTTASLDAMLEFLNFTDAKGMVLQERFLYACGFASHPNERMLQTLLDISKGKIASPDIKESVVIIMGALVHKLCQKGGCNLPTVVEVKKMILEGPDSTQEESEVQMFLLALKNSLLPEAVPIFTKYTESEVGAYSTIALTSLQRYDVTLITDEVKQTVNRIYHQNRRIYEKNVRAAAADVILGSNPSYMEVKNLLLSIGHLPHEMNKYMLSKIQDILRFHMPASKALRRVMRDTISHNYDRFSKFGSSSAYSGFMAKSVDVTSTYSLDILYSGSGILRRSNMNIYGTSKGAMLHGLQVAIEAQGLESLIAATPDEGEGDLESFAGMSALLFDVQLRPVTFFRGYSDLMSKMFSMTGEPMNVVKGLILLTDHSEVIQLQSGLKASAEFQGGLAIDISGGMEISLWYRESKTSVNNRGALVVTGNVTVDMDFMSAGLEVSFETEASLDFITTVQFSEYPFLVCMQMDKTTFPVSESMKKHESLSSGKSVVWQRSRKLLIPGSEFPLHQENSNMCKKVFDSSS is encoded by the exons ATGTTACCTCTTGCTGTGTTCTTGCTTTGTGCAGCCTCGTGTGTCGCGACGCCTGCCAGTGG TGCAGGACCCCGGCTGAATAACAACCAGCTGTACAAATTCAGCTACACCACTGAGGTGCTGGTGGACAGGGCCCGGAGGTCAAAAGAGGGCAGTGCCGGTTACAAGATGTCCAGCGATGTGGACGTCAATCTGGTGTGGAGAGATCCGAGCAACAAGGATGAGCAGTTGATCCAACTGAAG ATCTCTAATGTGAGAGCTGACCCAGTGTCTCATCGATCCGGGAAGAAGAATATCCTCCACGGAACCAGCATTGAAACTGTTCTTGGCAAAACCAGACTGGCAGCCCTGACAAAGCCTTTCTTTCTGCACCTGAGAAATGGAAAG GTTAAAGCGTTTTATTCCTACTGGGCGGAGCCAGCCATCATCAAAAACCTTAAAAGAGGGGTGTCCAGTTTATTGCAGCTGCAGCTCAGTACGGGAAAAGTTATTGAG AATGATGTGTCTGGAAGGTGCACAGTTGCATACAAGGCGGAAAACAACCGAGTGACAAGGACCAAGTTCATGGAGTCATGTAAAACTGCAGAGACTGGATTCACCACACACAGCCAG GTTTTGGGTGTGACTCGGAAGTCTAGCTCCATCACCGTGTTCACGCTTGAAGAGGGTTTCATCCGCTCGGCTGTGGCTGAAGAAAGACACTCGCTGGTTGTCAACGCCCACCGGTCTTCAGCTGCAGAAGTTGTGTCCAG GCAAAGCTTCACACTGGTGGGGACAGAAGCTGGACCCCTGGACACTGCTGGAAAGGATGCGGCCGCGGTTGTCAAGTCCATCGATGCCAAGCTGGCAGCTGTTGGTATCAAAGCGGGGATCATCAAAGCTCAGTGCAAGACTTGTCCATCA CTCTTTGAACGCTGGCAGGCTCTACAGAAGAAATTGGAGCCGGGCAGCTTGTCCAAGGCCTCGGCCCCTCGCAGCTTCTTGGCTCTCATCCAGAGCATCAGGAAGGCATCCAAAGACGATATCCTCAAAGTGCTGAAGAGCGCCAGCAAGACATCTCT TCCTCAGGTGGTGGATGCTGTCACTTCCTCGCAAACTACAGCATCTTTGGATGCCATGCTTGAATTCCTTAACTTCACAGATGCCAAAGGTATGGTTCTGCAGGAGCGGTTTCTTTATGCCTGTGGATTTGCCTCACATCCTAACGAGAGGATGCTCCAGACACTGTTG gaCATTTCTAAAGGAAAGATTGCCAGCCCTGACATCAAGGAGTCAGTGGTAATCATTATGGGGGCCCTCGTCCACAAACTGTGTCAGAAAGGAGGATGTAACTTACCG ACAGTCGTTGAGGTCAAGAAGATGATTCTGGAGGGGCCAGACAGCACACAAGAAGAGTCCGAGGTCCAGATGTTCCTCCTGGCTCTGAAAAACTCCCTGCTCCCTGAGGCCGTTCCCATCTTCACCAAGTACACTGAGTCAGAAGTGGGCGCGTACAGCACCATCGCCCTCACCAGCCTGCAGAGATACGACGTCACCCTCATAACTGATGAG GTAAAACAGACGGTGAACAGAATTTACCACCAGAATCGACGGATTTATGAGAAAAACGTGCGCGCCGCCGCTGCAGATGTCATCCTCGGCAGCAACCCATCGTACATGGAGGTCAAGAATCTCCTGTTGTCCATTGGACACCTGCCTCATGAGATGAACAAGTACATGTTGTCTAAGATTCAGGACATCCTCCGCTTCCACATGCCTGCTAG CAAAGCTTTGAGACGAGTTATGCGGGATACGATTTCACACAACTATGACAGATTTTCAAAATTTGGGTCATCGTCTGCATACTCAGGATTCATGGCGA AATCTGTTGATGTCACGTCCACATACAGTTTGGACATTTTGTACTCGGGCTCTGGAATCCTGAGAAGAAGCAACATGAACATTTACGGTACTAGTAAAGGAGCAATGCTACATGGACTGCAG GTGGCGATCGAGGCTCAGGGTTTGGAGTCGCTCATCGCCGCCACACCGGATGAGGGAGAGGGAGACTTGGAGTCATTCGCCGGGATGTCGGCTCTGCTGTTCGATGTCCAACTACGACCTGTCACCTTCTTCAGGGGTTATAGCGACCtcatgtccaaaatgttttccatgACTGGGGAACCCATGAATGTGGTGAAGGGTCTGATTCTGCTGACTGATCATTCTGAG GTCATTCAGCTACAGTCTGGTCTGAAGGCAAGTGCGGAGTTCCAAGGAGGGTTAGCCATCGACATCTCTGGTGGCATGGAGATCAGTTTGTGGTACAGGGAGTCCAAAACCAGCGTCAATAACAG GGGAGCGTTAGTGGTGACTGGTAACGTTACAGTAGACATGGACTTCATGAGTGCCGGTTTGGAGGTCAGCTTTGAAACCGAGGCCTCCCTCGACTTCATCACGACTGTCCAATTCTCTGAGTATCCTTTCCTGGTCTGTATGCAGATGGACAAAACCACCTTTCCTGTCAG CGAGTCCATGAAGAAGCACGAGAGCCTGTCGTCAGGGAAGAGCGTCGTGTGGCAAAGGAGCAGGAAGCTGCTCATCCCCGGCTCTGAATTCCCGCTCCACCAGGAAAACTCAAACATGTGCAAGAAGGTCTTTGACTCCAGCTCATAG